The following is a genomic window from Perognathus longimembris pacificus isolate PPM17 chromosome 20, ASM2315922v1, whole genome shotgun sequence.
TGCATCTCCCTATGTCTCACCTGGTGTCTTCCTCATCCTCACTCTGGTCAtctctccatctttctgtctGTGGTTCTTCCAAAAAGGAGGTGAAGGAGAAGGCCCTGATCAGCAACAGGACaggacattctctctctctctctctctctctctctctctctctctctctctctctctctctgtgtctgtctctgtctctctctctcacacacacacacagacacgcgtgcacatgtgcgcacacacatattgGAAAGAAAGCCATAGTCCTTCACAATCGGTTGAGAAGACAGACGCTACAACCTACCTTGTGtaaaaatcaacacaaaataGACCAAAGACCTGAAACTTTAGAACAACTAGAAGAAGAAAAGGTAGAGGAAGCACATTAGACAACGATTCCAATGAGGACTTCAACAGCTCAGAAAATTATAGCCAATACTGgtaagtgggactgcatcaaagtaaaaaaaaaaaaaagtttctacatagcaaaaaaccaaaaccaattccaaaagaaaaaaaaaaaacaaaaaacaacaccccacactgccaggtgccagtggctcccgcctgccgtcctagctacttaggaagccgaGGTCTGAGGACGGAGGTTCCAGGCCAGTGTGGTAGGAAAGTGGACCTGGTTCTGATTTTACTGGTGACCATGGCTTTTTGTGTGCAGTGTGTCCCGCATGAGCGATGGCGCCGTTGGAGGCCCTGTGCTGTTGCACCTGCCACACACGGCCCACTAAAGCGACAAAAGACTAGACATCAGTAGGATGAGCCTGCATTGTGTGGGGTCCCCCAAATGCAcatgccaattctaactaaaatgataggttggttcaaacagatactatgtggcaggttgtaactccattggccacctgcatgtgacttGACATGACTATGCAGtttctctgtaagtgttgtaacctcattggccacctgcgtgtagccaggcttgaccatgtgatatttgtctttataaaccccaatttgagggccgctcggggtcatggtggcagctctggagtctgcactgtgtccctggccggtcaatttgctttttgcttccacaataaatccatctttttgcttgagactgtctctgagtggtggactcttggagggacgtggacACCCTTCCCTTGAACCTCGTAACAGTTACCTTGGCCATGTTTTGTGGCTGTGGGGCCAGGGGTAGCCATGTCAAATCTGTGGCTCTAACCCACTCTGGGATGATGCCTGCGCTCTTAACCTCTCTGCATTTGCCATCCTCCACCTGCAAAGCAGAGGAGATGGCAAAATCTCTCACAGAATGGGAGCCCTGGGAGAGGCACTGTATGAAGCACTTTGTCCTCTATTTCCACAAAGCGTGGAGCCCACGTTCACTGCCACTCGCCAGCATAGCGGGGAGCAAGGTTCTGGAGTCAGGTATCCACCAAGGTTAGACAAGGTCATCTCTCACCCTCTCACAGATGGCTGcttcttgtttgcttttctctGGATCATCAAGCTACAACTCAGCTGCCCCAGCTTTGCTGAACACTGCTAGAAGATTCTGCGTGTCGACTCCCCACCCCTGTTCCTCACCGCACTCCCACTGCTTTTAGTGAgcaggtattggggcttgaactcagggcctcggtgctgtccctgagctctttcactcaaggctggtgtgctgctacttgagccacagcaccacttctgtgtttttggtggttcactgtagatcagagtctcatggattttttccttgtccaggctggcttcctacctccatcctcagatctcagcttcctgagtagctgggattataagcgtgagtgCCAGTGCCCAACTAGCActggggatttgaattcaggacctcatatGTGTACTGGGCTGCTCTGCCCTGTGCGCCACTCCGCAGTGGTGGTTTTGAGATAAGAGCCTCGCTGTGCCTCAGCCCGTCTGGACTGTGCTCCTCCTGTTTATGATTCTGTCCCCAGCACTGACTGTAAAGGGTTCTGGGCTCTGCTGCCAGGAATGGAGTGGGCTGGTCACCGGCACAGTCCCCCCCTGTTCCCCCCACCACTCTCTTGAGTGCTCTTCTGCTGTGTTAGGACAAAAGTCCTCGGAAGGTTCCAGAGCCAGTGCATCTCTGTCCATTGGGAACTCAGCCTCGGATGCCCTGGTCTGCCGGAACATCCACAGAGGCACGGCATGGTCCCTGTGCTTCAGGGGCTTAGGGTCAGAGAGAGggtgtgggagagggagagacagacagacagacacagagacatagagacagacagaggtaaAGAAACAcagcaacagagacagagagacagacagatacaggggctggggatatggcttagtggcaagagtgcctgcctcatatacatgaggccctgggttcgattccccagcaccacatatacagaaaatggccagaagtggcgttgtggctcaagtggcagagtgctagccttgagcaaaaagaagccagggacagtgctcaggcccagagtccaagccccaggactggccaaaacaaaaaaaaaaaaaaaaaagagagagagagagacagacagatacagacatacagagagacagacatagagtcagagacacagatacagaaaaacagaaggacaggggagacacagagacagaaagagacaaagaaacacagagagacagacagaatcaaagagacagagacgcagagacagagagagagacaaacataCATAGAGTGatagacacagagaaacagaatgagacagacatagacagagaaacagaaaacaaagagacagaaatggacagagagacaaagaaacagagacagacacagagagacagacagatggagaaacagagagacagaagctaagaaaggagagagaggaagtgagAACTTCACCCCTGCAGACACCAGGCAGGCAGGGCGACCCCCTCCTCTCCAGCAAAAGTCAGAGCCCTCAGAGGCCAGAGGCCCCCACACCTGCCGGgctgcctcagtgtcccctctGGCCACCCTCCACCGGTGGGCCTCAGAACTCCTGAACTCCCATTCCTCCACCCAGAGGCAGCAGGCAGGCCCTGAGGAGAGGCCCGTGGGCCTTCAGgaggcctgggggtgggtggggaggatggGAGCCAAGGCCCAAGATGCTTgtacacacacccacccacccacacacccacacacccctgGATCCCACACAAACAGCCACCTCTGCAAGCTCAACCAATGTCAACACACATTTAGCATAGTAAAGCAGGTGCCTGTACTACAGGAGTTCCCACCCAGGCTTGGACATACACCCACACATGCAGACTCTCCCACCCACGCAGACACCACGTgggcacacacattcacacacacacactcgcaatCCCCTGCCAAAGTGATTTCTAGGGCTGAGGGGGGAGCAGccctgctgggctggctgggcAGGATGGGGAGcagccctcccccttcccctgagCTGGCACTTGGGgacaagggaggggaggggagaggaaggaaagggaaggcgtGGCCTCACTGGGTGGGGAGACAGGATCAGAATAAAAGGGCAAAGGCAAGGCTGGGCCCGGGTGGATGGCTCTCAGCTCAGGATCATGGAGCTCAGCGTCCTCCTGGTCCTCGCGCTCCTCACAggcctcctcttcttcctgctcaGGGCCCGCCCGGAGGCCCGGGGCCGCCTCCCTCCAGGGCCCCGGCCTCTGCCCTTGCTGGGGAACGTTCTGCAAATGGACAGACATGGGCTCCTCAAATCTTTCCTGCAGGTGAGACAAGGGTGGAGGGAGCCTGGGGAGATGGGGTGCAGGTGGGGCTGGGGTCCCCCACTTTGATAGTAAGGGAAGTAAGCATGATGGATGGTAGGTCGATTGTCAGGAGCAATCACGCTCCTTTGGAAAGTTCTGGGGGCGGGGGTTGGTGTCCCCAGAAGGGGCGTCAGGGTATAGATTTGCATTCTCCTCGGTCACCCTCTGCCTTGGGTATGTGTCCTgcaagagagaaacaaaacaaaacaggaagtaaCAGCCAAAtcgggttttgttttgttcaacaAGGGCAAGCAAAGCCTGGCAAAGTCCGGTGccagggctgaggggaggggaagggaggagaagggaggggaagggaagggagggcaggggaagagGTGGGTGAGTCGCCTGTCAATTAAAACCCTATGAGCCGAGCGGGTGCAGAGTCCAGAAGATCCATTCCGCTTTTATTGTGTCCTTCGTGCAATGCCAAGtataaaactcagggccttgctcatgccaggcaagtgcgctcttcctgagctttggattttgtttttgttggttgtgggacttgaactcagggcctgggtgctgtccctgcgctcttcagctcaaggctagcgctctaccactggagccacggcgccacttcctgAGCTTtggatttttactttattttattttttctttaatgaaacagagtcAACCCTGAGCTGATGTCCCTCCTGTTTTTGCCTCCTGACGGCTGGGATTACGGGAGTGTGTCACCATGCTTGGCTTCCCCCATGTTTTCAACATGTGCTGTTTAGCTTATTGGAGAAGCCAAGAGGATATCCTGCTATTAGAACACAAGGGTCCGGAAAGGTTTCTGTGAGAGATAGGACtgaaagccaggcgccagtggctcacatctgtcattctagctactcaggaggctgagatcaagaggatcacggttcaaagccagcctgggcaggaaggtccctgagacGCATCtctaaccaaccaccagaaaaccagaagtagtagtgtggctctaagtggtaaagccagtgctagctttgagcaaaagaactcagggatagctagcgcccaggtcctgagttcaagccccaggccttggCCTAACCAACACTGAAGCACATGGGAAGAAGCAGGGTGGCCTCACTGGGCAGGCTAGATGATGTCTCATGGTGTCTTCATCTATTTCCTGTGGATGTCACAAAATACTCGAGGCTGAGAACTTAACAAAGTCAAGAGGTTTACAACTAACAACTGTTTTTGGCAGCTGATTGTCCCagggtcaggctggctttgaaccgtgatcctccagatctcagcctcctgagcagctaggattgcaggagtgagcctctggcacccacgACCACGCTGGACTTTTAGATGTTTGTATTGATGCTGGAATGAATCGAGCTCATGGGAGGGCAGGCATGTACCCTTCCTGTGGCAAGGACATGAATTCTGGGGTCTCTGACTGGAAACAGATGCATATTTTCCTATGGAGgcataaaataaatacagtaaTGAAACTCTGATGGTATCAGCAACCCAACGTGTGAATCATAGAGTCCAGCTTGATAAACATAATGAGTTTTGCAGCCTATGGTCAGGTGGAGAAGATGGGCATTGGCCTGAAGTTGCCTCTCACTGGCTGAAATGTCACCAAAGAATcagggaaaaggggctggggatatggcctagtggcaagagtgcctgcctcgtatacatgaggccctgggttcgattccccagcaccacatatacagaaaatggccagaagtggcgctgtggctcaagtggcagagtgctagccttgagcaaaaagaagccagggacagcgctcaggcccagagtccaagccaaaaaaaaaaaaaaaaaaaaaaaaaaaaaagaatcaggggaAACCGGTGAGATCATGGTGATcacgcctggcatcctagctactcaggaggctgagatctagaggatggaggttcaaagccaacccagctgGGTGGGCAAGACTGCGAGagtttcatctccaatgaaccaagtGAAAAAATACtgcacgtggagctgtggctcaagtgctagagagctagcctggagcataaaagcttagggatagtgtccaggtcctgtgttcaagccccagccctggcgTGCccatgtgcgcgcacgcacacacacacacacattggtgaAAACCCAGATGCAGAGTGCCAACCAGTGCAGAGTGCAGAAGTAACTACGCACTCCAGTGACCAACAGCCTTGCACAAAATCTGATGGGAAAAACAAAGGCATTAGCTCCTCGAGTGAGTGTTGGGATTGTAGATCTGCGCTACCAGGTCTGGCTTATTGCTCTGGTTATTTGAGTCAAAAGCATACTGAAGTTGAACATCATCCCGAACACTACACAGCCGGATGAGATTGTAACAAACGGAACATACAGACCAAAGACTAGAGCCCGTTCCAGGCAACCTGCCACCTCCCATATTCTAGCCATTATCCTGATGCTGGGTGTTGGTTGCATCTGGGTCTGAACTTCTTGTAAAGAGCACCAAAGGCAAACCAAACCTGGCTTTTATGTCTAGCTGCTTCCACGCCCGTGTTCTGGCTGCGAGTTTCATCATGTTGTTTGTGATAGCCATAGAATAATCTTTTTCATTGATGTGTAACATTCTGTCAGAGGGATCAATCACTGTTGATCTTATATTTACTTtccttctatatttattttttatggtttttcttggtggtactggggtttgaaactcAGAGACTCATGCTTTGCTGTGCAGGAAACTCTATAATCCAACTcttatttgttttactttgccattactttttctttttctttttttttccatttgtcaatcatggggcttgaactcagggcctgggcactgtccctgagctttcctgctcaaggctagcattttcctactttgagccacagcgccacttctggttttctggtggttcattggagagaagagtctcacagactttcctgccagggctggctttgaactgtgatcctcagatctcagcctcctgagttgctgggattatgggcatgggcCATGGGCCGGTGCCCCTCTGCATCTTATGGTTTGAACAGTGTCACAGGGAGTTGATGGCAActcttgtcctttcttttcttggtactggggattgaacccaggacgttgcacttgctagggaagcacttttccactgagctacatcccagccctgatggcaactcttgtctctctgtcttgGCAGCTTCGAGAGCAGTATGGGGACGTGTTCACCGTGTACCTGGGACGGAGGCCGGTGGTCATGCTTTGCGGGGTGGACGCCATCCGGGAGGCCCTGGTGGACCAGGCCGAGGTGTTCTCTGGCCGAGGGACGATCGCCAGCGTCCAGCCAGTCTTCCAGGACTATGGTGAGGGCCTTCGTGATGGAGAGGGccaggtgggaaggggaggggaggccgggtcTCCTTGGATCTTCTTCCTGTAACTCCTCTCTCACGACCCGCCCCCCAGGTGTGATATTTGCCAATGGTGACCGCTGGAAGATCCTTCGGCGGTTCTCGCTGGCCACCATGAGGGATTTTGGGATGGGGAAGCGGAGCGTGGAGGAGCGGATCCAGGAGGAGGCGCAGTGTTTGGTGAAGGAGCTGCGGAAAGCCAATGGTGAGGCCAGgggcccccgggggcggggggaagggacgggctggggagggggggaagcaaTCGAGAGACAGAGACCTCCACGTGGGCACGGAGCTGAGGATGGAGACAAGAACGAGAGATAGACAGATATCCAGGGAAAGAAGCATGATGACTGATTATTGATGATTATGTTCAAGAATAACtcaagagctgggtgccagtggctcaagctctgtcatcctagttactcaggagtttgagagctgaggattgcggttcgcagccagtccaggcaagaaaggttgtgagactcttatctccaatgaaccactagaaaactggtagtggtgctgtggctcaaagggtagagcactagccttgagcaaaagagtctcaggcacagtgtccaggacctgagttcaagccccacaaccaacaacaaccaaaatgaTGGAGGCATAGTTCAGATGACAGAGTTCCAGCGGTGAGCAATAAAGTCAAGGGGTGGTGAGAGGCCTTGAGCAATGTGTGCATGCACTTGCACATGCACATGAGCACACACAAAGAATCAGAGGGGCACAGGCAGAGACaatggagaggagagacagagacgtTTCTGATCATTCAGTTCTGAGTAATGCAGGAGAGCTGCACAGAGAGGAGGAAGCCTGACCCCTGGGCTCCTGTGCCCCCATTCTCCTCCCAGGGGAGCTTGTGGACCCCACCTTCCTCTTCCAGTCCATCACGGCCAACATCATCTGCTCCATTGTCTTTGGAGAACGATTTGACTACAAAGATAGCAACTTCCTGCACCTCCTGAACATGTTCTATAAGAGCTTCGCGCTCATCAGCTCCTTCTACAGCCAggtggtgggagggaggaggaagggggagggagggactgcgcagggtggggagggaaaaggaggatggGCTTTGGAGGctccaaaggaaaggaagatgtGCAGAGACCACAGGGGGAGACAGACAGCCTGAGATCTGGATGGAGGGAGAGATggtaaaggaaggagggaagaaagaaagggagggagggcaggaggaagaaaaaagggagggaggaaggaaggtaaaaaggaaggaaggggggctggggatatggcctagtggcaagagtgcttgcctcgtatacatgaggccttgggttcgattccccagcaccacatatacagaaaatggccagaaggggcgctgtggctcaagtggcagagtgctagccttgagcaaaaagaagccagggatagtgctcaggccctgagttcaaggcccaggactggcaaaaaaaaaaaaaaaaaaaaaaagaaaggaaggaagggaagaaggaaagaaggtggaaaggaaggaaagaaggaaggaggaaaggaaggaaggaagaaaggaaggaagaagaaaggaaggaggaaactaaagaagaaagagagggaggaaggaaagactgAAGTAAAAGGGCAGAaggtggaaaagaaagaaaaaaggaaagaagaaagggaggaaggaaggtggaaagaaggaaggcaggatggaaagaaggaagaggaaagacaaaGCAGAGAGTCAGAGAGATGACAAGAGAATGAGAGCTtggtagagaaaggaaaggagaagatagGAAAAAGTTAAGCATAGGAAGACAAGACAGAATAGAGGTAAATTCTGCAAGACAATTCAgaagtgtgtgtgcgcacacgcatgtataaaaagaaaaaggagagagagagagaaagagagagaaggcttCCCCATGagggcccctccctgccccgacCCCCAATGGAGCTCCTGGCTGTGGCTCTGGCAGGTCTTTGAGCTTTTCTCAGATGTCATGAAGCACTTCCCTGGGAAACACAGAGACATCTACAggaaccttcaggaagtcaatGCTTTCATTGCCCAGCGTGTGGAGATGCACCGGGCAACCCTGGACCCCAGCAACCCGAGAGACTTCATCGACACCTACCTCCTGCGAATGGAAAAAGTGGGTGCCacagggggaaggggaagcagccagagaggagaggaagcaggCGAAGAGCAGAGAGTGGGCAGGATAGGGAtagggagataaggaagggacagaaGGTTGAATCTGGACATCCAttatccactcatccactcaCTGATCCATCAACGTCGCCACCCATCCATCACCCCCTACCCAATGCCCATCTACTCATTCATCATCCATGCTATCCATCCTTCCactttatctatccatccacttatccacctattcatccatccatttattcaccCGTCCATTCACTTATCCACCtgcccatctatccattcacccacccatccatatacccacttatccatccattaacttatccatccatccatctatctattcatccacccacccacctacctatatatccatttatccatccattcattcatttgcccaCCTATCAATACATTCCTCTacacatctatccatcatccatccatctatccatccatccatctagagAAGGGAACTGTCAGAGGAAGATGTACAgggtaaggcaaaaaaaaaaaaaaacaaaaaaaacaaaccaccaggaaaaaaaataactcacAGATTCAGAAAGAGACTGGGAAACAAAAAGTGAGAAACAAGGGAGTATGGAGAGGTACGAGGGAGAAAATGGGTAacagtgtttgaaaagaaatgtactcatgatctTACTTATGTAAACAACCCCCTGTTCATTAcctttactatatatatgtatatataagtatacacacacacatacacacacacacacacacacacacacacacacacaccataccaaagaacaggagagagggaagagagagcca
Proteins encoded in this region:
- the LOC125338988 gene encoding cytochrome P450 2B4-like, with translation MELSVLLVLALLTGLLFFLLRARPEARGRLPPGPRPLPLLGNVLQMDRHGLLKSFLQLREQYGDVFTVYLGRRPVVMLCGVDAIREALVDQAEVFSGRGTIASVQPVFQDYGVIFANGDRWKILRRFSLATMRDFGMGKRSVEERIQEEAQCLVKELRKANGELVDPTFLFQSITANIICSIVFGERFDYKDSNFLHLLNMFYKSFALISSFYSQVFELFSDVMKHFPGKHRDIYRNLQEVNAFIAQRVEMHRATLDPSNPRDFIDTYLLRMEKEKSDPHSEFHHKNLILTLLSLFFAGTETTSTTLRYGLLILMKYPHIAERVQKEIKEVIGLHRPPALDDRTKMPYTDAVIHEIQRFSDLIPIGVPHVVTKDTAFRGYIIPKNTEVYPILSSALHDPQYFEKPEEFNPQHFLDANGALKKNDAFIPFSIGKRICLGEGIARNELFLFFTTIFQHFSMASPVAPKDIDLTPQECGVGRVAPTYQLRFLPL